DNA from Streptomyces sp. Edi4:
GGCGGCGGGTGGTGCGCGGGGAGCGGCCGAGGAGGTCGGGCAGGCCGTGGTGGGTGTCGTCGTCGGCGTTGAGGTAGTCGGCGGTGTGGGCGAGGGGGGCCAGCTGGGCGGGGTCGGCGACGGCGATGACGCCGGCGGCCACGGGTTGCCAGCCGAGTTTGTGCAGGTCGAGGGTGACGGTGTCGGCGTGGTGGAGGCCGGTGAGCTTGGGGCGGTGGCGTTCGCTGAACAGGAGGGGCCCGCCGTAGGCGGCGTCGACGTGGAGGCGGGCGTGGTGGCGGGCGCACAGGTCGGCGATGGCGCCGAGGGGGTCGATGGCGCCGGTGTCGGTGGTGCCGGCGGTGGCGACGACGAGCGCGGGGTGGCGCAGGCGGGTGAGGGCGACGTCGAGGGCGGCGAGGTCGGTGGTGCCGGTGGGGGCGGGCACGGTGACGGGGCGGGGCAGGCCGAGGAGCCAGGCGGCGCGGTGGATGGAGTGGTGGGTGTGGGCGCCGCACACGATCTGGACGGGCCCGTGGTGTTCGCGGGCGAGGAGCAGGGCGAGCTGGTTGGACTCGGTGCCGCCGGTGGTGATGAGCGCGTCGCCGTGGGGCCAGATCTCCTGGGCGAGGGCCCGGGTGAGGCGGGCTTCGAGCGCCGAGGCGGCGGGGGCCTGGTCCCAGGAGTCCAGGGAGGGGTTGAGCGCGGACGCGGCGAGGTCGGCGGCCGCTGCGAGGGCGAGCGGCGGGGTGTGGAGGTGGGCGGCGCACAGGGGTTCGGCGGGGTCGGCGGCGCCTTCGGCCAGGGCGCGTACGACGGTGGTGAGGGCTTCTTCGGCGCCGGTGCCCCGGGCGGGCAGGACGTCGTGGGTGGCGGCGTGGACGCGCTGGGCGACGGCGTCGGGGCCGCCTTTGGGCAGCGGGCCGCCCCGGGTCTTGGCCCCCTGGTGCAGGGCGTCGAGTACGACGTCGAGGAGGGGGCGCAGCGCGGCGGGTCCTGCGGCGCCTCCGGCGAGCGGCGGGCTGTGCATCGGGTTCCTTCGGGGGTGCGGGCAGCGACTTCACCAGCGTGGTCCCGTGGGGGCCGGTGGAGCCGCCGTGCACAACGATCTCAACCCGAAAGTGGTACTGCCTTGCGGTGGGGGCGAGTTGGGGCGGGTGGTTGCTGGTATGGCGGGACGCCCCCCGCCCCTTGGTGGTCGCCCCCGCCCCTTGGTGGTCGCGGCCCGCCCTTGTGGGCCCTTGGCCGCCCCGTTCGGTGCCGGGCGGGCGGGTCAGGACGTCAGTCGCGTAGGCGCAGGGCTCGGCGCAGGTCGTCGAGCTGGTCGGTGAGGCCGCGGCGCAGGGCGGGCGTGAGGTCGGCGCGGGTCAGGCAGGCCTCGCCCAGGCGCAGGTTCTCCTGTTCGACGGCGGACATGGGGAAGGCGTGCCGGCCCGCGGCCTTGGCCATGGCGGGGCCCCGGCGGGCGGCGAAGGGCACGGCGTCCTCGTAGTAGCGGGCGACGTAGGGATCGAGGAGGTCCGCCTGTTCGGGCTGCCAGAAGCCCTGCGCGGTGGCGGTGAAGAGGTAGTTGGACAGGGTGTCGCTGTGGAACATGGCGTTCCAGGCGGCTTCCTTGGCGGCGGGGGTGGGCAGCGCGGCGCGGCAGCGGGCGGCGCCTTCCTCTCCGGTGGCGCTGGGGTCGTCGGCGAGGTGGGCGGCGATCTCCGCCGGGTCGCTCGCGCCGAGTACGGCCAGGCGCGTGAGGATGCGCCAGCGCAGTTCGGGGTCGAGTTCGGGGCCGCCGGGGACATGGCCGTCCTGGAGCCAGGCGCGCAGGGTGTCGGGCTGGGTGGCGGCGTCGATGAAGTGGCGTACGGCGATGAGGCGCAGGCCGGGGTGGGTGGCGTCCTCGGTGCGGCGGATCAGGTCGCGGGTGAGGTCGGTGAGCAGGCCGAGGGCGGCCGGGCGTTCGGCGGGGGTGAGGTAGAGGTCGCCGATGTGGGTGGCGGCGAAGGCGAGGACGCCTTCGACGACGGCCAGGTCGCTCTCTTCGCAGAGGTGGGCGCGGGCGGTTTCCAGGTAGTCGGCGGGGGCGAGTTCGCCGTCGCGGACCATGTCGCGCAGGGTGTTCCACAGGACGGCGCGGGTGAGGGCGCCGGGCACGCCGGACAGGGAGCGCAGGGCGGCTTCGGTGGAGGTTTCGTCGAGGCGGACCTTGGCGTAGGTGAGGTCCTGGTCGTTGAGGACGATCAGGGCGGGGCGCGGGCCGGGCCGGGTGATGGGGGCGGTGTGCGGGACATCGATGTCGAACCGGTCGCGCGGGACGAGGGTGCGGCTGTCGTGGGGGTCGCGGTCGTAGGCGCCGACGGTGAGGCGGTGGGGGCGTTGTCCTTGGCGGGTGACGGTGAGGTGCCACTGTCCGTCGTGTTCGGCGACGGTGGGGGTGAGGGTGTCGGCTCCGGTGGTGGAGAGCCACTGCTGTGCCCAGGTGTGGACGTCGCGGTCGGTGGCGCCGGCGAGGGAGTCGATGAAGTCGGCGAGGGTGGCGTTGGCGAACTTGTGGCGGGCGAAGTGGGTGTTGATGCCCGCGAGGAAGTCCTTCTCGCCGAGCCAGGCGACGAGTTGGCGCAGCGCGGAGGCGCCCTTGGCGTAGGAGATGCCGTCGAAGTTGAGCAGCGCGGACGCGGTGTCGGGGACGTCTTCGGGGGCGGGGGCGACGGGGTGGGTGGAGGGGCGCTGGTCGGCGTCGTAGCCCCAGGCTTTGCGGACGATGGCGAAGTCGACCCAGGTGTCGGTGAAGCGAGTGGCTTCGGTGAGGGTCTGGTAGCCCATGTACTCGGCGAAGGACTCGTTCAGCCAGATGTCGTCCCACCACTGGAGGGTGACGAGGTCGCCGAACCACATGTGGGCCATTTCGTGGGCGACGACCATCGCGCGGGTCTGACGCTGGGTGTCGGTGACGGCCGAGCGGTGGACGAATTCGTCGCGGAAGGTGACCAGGCCCGGGTTCTCCATGGCGCCGGCGTTGAATTCGGGGACGAACGCCTGGTCGTAGGAGTCGAAGGGGTAGGGCTCGTCGAACTTCTCGTGGTAGCGGTCGAAGCAC
Protein-coding regions in this window:
- a CDS encoding aminotransferase class V-fold PLP-dependent enzyme produces the protein MHSPPLAGGAAGPAALRPLLDVVLDALHQGAKTRGGPLPKGGPDAVAQRVHAATHDVLPARGTGAEEALTTVVRALAEGAADPAEPLCAAHLHTPPLALAAAADLAASALNPSLDSWDQAPAASALEARLTRALAQEIWPHGDALITTGGTESNQLALLLAREHHGPVQIVCGAHTHHSIHRAAWLLGLPRPVTVPAPTGTTDLAALDVALTRLRHPALVVATAGTTDTGAIDPLGAIADLCARHHARLHVDAAYGGPLLFSERHRPKLTGLHHADTVTLDLHKLGWQPVAAGVIAVADPAQLAPLAHTADYLNADDDTHHGLPDLLGRSPRTTRRPDALKIAVTLRALGRDGLGDLIDRVCDHAVHLAQLIEGHAELELYEHPAISTVLFRPHGATDSAVAGIRRTLLTRGAAVLGRAHADGRLWLKATLLNPHLTPHDLDTLLATTLSARTAPTPAAPAEAPTAPALATTPPTEGTPR
- the pepN gene encoding aminopeptidase N; this encodes MPVLTRDEAQTRAHFLDVQRYAIELDLTTGGEDTFTSHTAIHFTTHRAGDTFVEVKCATLRSVTLDGTPLDPETLLDNRLPLTALTEGPHELRVDAVMRYSRTGEGLHRFTDPADGETYVYTQLFMDDVQRVFAAFDQPDLKAAFDLTVTAPDTWTVLANGITTRRDDGRWTAATTPLISTYLLAVAAGPWHSVTTEHAGLPFGLHCRRSLAPHLDADADELFEITRQCFDRYHEKFDEPYPFDSYDQAFVPEFNAGAMENPGLVTFRDEFVHRSAVTDTQRQTRAMVVAHEMAHMWFGDLVTLQWWDDIWLNESFAEYMGYQTLTEATRFTDTWVDFAIVRKAWGYDADQRPSTHPVAPAPEDVPDTASALLNFDGISYAKGASALRQLVAWLGEKDFLAGINTHFARHKFANATLADFIDSLAGATDRDVHTWAQQWLSTTGADTLTPTVAEHDGQWHLTVTRQGQRPHRLTVGAYDRDPHDSRTLVPRDRFDIDVPHTAPITRPGPRPALIVLNDQDLTYAKVRLDETSTEAALRSLSGVPGALTRAVLWNTLRDMVRDGELAPADYLETARAHLCEESDLAVVEGVLAFAATHIGDLYLTPAERPAALGLLTDLTRDLIRRTEDATHPGLRLIAVRHFIDAATQPDTLRAWLQDGHVPGGPELDPELRWRILTRLAVLGASDPAEIAAHLADDPSATGEEGAARCRAALPTPAAKEAAWNAMFHSDTLSNYLFTATAQGFWQPEQADLLDPYVARYYEDAVPFAARRGPAMAKAAGRHAFPMSAVEQENLRLGEACLTRADLTPALRRGLTDQLDDLRRALRLRD